The Longimicrobiales bacterium genome window below encodes:
- a CDS encoding glycoside hydrolase family 3 N-terminal domain-containing protein: MQFVSERSMRLRPFLLLLAAGCASPGSALPSPSSDPAPSSAAAAAAAAVVPDHRPDLRARHRLEAPRREQFVDSILALMTLEEKLGQLNQPGGPGADTGPAQRAGSEADVRGGHVGSFLGVHGAANTRSLQRIAVEETRLGIPLLFAHDVIHGFRTIFPVPLAEAASFDPEAVERASRIAAIEASAHGVTWTYAPMVDIARDPRWGRIVEGAGEDPYLGSAMAAARVRGFQGSDLAADNTILATAKHFVAYGAAEGGRDYDAADVPERTLREIYLPPFHAAVDAGVGSVMAAFNEVAGVPMHAHDGLIDGLLREEWGWDGILVSDYTGIMELLNHRVAADSAAAGALGLRAGVDVDMISRIYLRHGPSLVAEGHVEEGVIDDAVRRVLRAKYDLGLFEDPYRYADPARTDSLTMRPEFLQHARELARKSIVLLQNDPVNGTPLLPLRRDVPTIAVIGSLAADSGSALGSWAALGRPQDAVPILDGIRAAVSPDTELLYAPGAPVDSVDRSGFEEAIRIARAADVVVLVVGEHRDMSAEARNRADIGLPGVQQELVEAVYATGTPVVTVLTNGRPLAIPWLAENAPAILETWYLGVQMGPAVADVLFGDYNPAGRLPVTFPRTTGQVPIYYNHKSTGRPPAEDRYTSKYIDVHWTPQYPFGHGLSYTTFAYSAPRLSATSVAAADSLVVSVEVTNTGERAGDEVVQLYVRDEVASVTPAVRRLRGFRRIRLQPGETRSVSFTLHPRDLAFWNAAMQRVVEPGWFTVMLGGSSQDVQQARFQVTGPVFELGP, translated from the coding sequence ATGCAGTTCGTGTCTGAGCGCAGCATGCGACTTCGTCCGTTCCTGCTTCTGCTTGCGGCGGGCTGTGCGTCACCCGGCTCTGCCCTTCCGTCGCCCTCGTCGGATCCCGCGCCATCCTCCGCTGCTGCTGCTGCTGCTGCTGCTGTTGTTCCCGATCATCGTCCCGACCTCCGTGCACGCCATCGACTGGAGGCTCCCCGACGCGAGCAGTTCGTCGACTCGATCCTTGCGCTGATGACGCTGGAGGAGAAGCTCGGGCAGCTGAACCAGCCGGGTGGTCCCGGTGCGGACACCGGTCCGGCGCAGCGTGCCGGCAGCGAGGCGGACGTGCGGGGAGGACACGTCGGCTCGTTCCTGGGCGTGCATGGCGCGGCGAACACGCGCAGCCTGCAGCGGATTGCAGTCGAGGAGACGCGACTCGGCATACCGCTCCTGTTCGCGCACGACGTCATTCACGGATTCCGCACGATCTTCCCGGTCCCGCTGGCGGAGGCGGCGAGCTTCGATCCGGAGGCGGTCGAGCGCGCCTCGCGCATCGCCGCGATCGAGGCGTCTGCGCACGGTGTCACGTGGACCTACGCGCCGATGGTCGACATCGCGCGCGACCCGAGGTGGGGACGGATCGTGGAAGGTGCGGGTGAGGACCCCTACCTCGGCAGTGCCATGGCCGCAGCGCGCGTGCGCGGCTTCCAGGGCTCGGACCTGGCCGCCGACAACACCATCCTTGCCACGGCGAAGCACTTCGTCGCCTACGGTGCCGCGGAAGGCGGGCGCGACTACGACGCTGCAGACGTCCCGGAGCGCACGCTCCGCGAGATCTACCTGCCTCCGTTCCACGCCGCTGTCGACGCCGGCGTCGGGTCCGTCATGGCGGCGTTCAACGAAGTCGCTGGCGTGCCGATGCATGCGCACGACGGCCTGATCGACGGACTGCTGCGCGAGGAGTGGGGCTGGGACGGCATTCTCGTCAGCGACTACACCGGCATCATGGAGCTGCTGAATCACCGCGTGGCGGCGGACAGCGCTGCGGCGGGCGCGCTCGGGCTCCGTGCGGGTGTGGATGTCGACATGATCAGCCGCATCTACCTGCGTCATGGTCCGTCGCTTGTAGCCGAGGGACACGTCGAGGAGGGCGTCATCGACGACGCCGTGCGCCGCGTGCTGCGCGCGAAGTACGATCTCGGTCTGTTCGAGGATCCCTATCGGTATGCGGATCCGGCGCGGACCGATTCGCTCACGATGCGCCCGGAGTTCCTGCAGCACGCGCGCGAGCTCGCCCGCAAGTCGATCGTGCTGCTCCAGAACGATCCGGTGAACGGCACGCCGCTGCTGCCGTTGCGCAGGGACGTGCCCACGATCGCCGTGATCGGGTCGCTGGCCGCGGACTCCGGCTCGGCACTCGGCTCCTGGGCCGCACTGGGCAGGCCGCAGGACGCGGTGCCGATCCTGGACGGCATCCGCGCCGCCGTGTCACCCGACACCGAGCTGCTGTACGCACCGGGTGCACCGGTCGACAGCGTCGACCGTAGCGGCTTCGAGGAGGCGATCCGCATCGCGCGCGCGGCGGACGTCGTCGTGCTGGTGGTGGGTGAGCACCGCGACATGAGCGCCGAGGCTCGCAATCGCGCCGACATCGGATTGCCCGGTGTGCAGCAGGAGCTGGTCGAGGCGGTGTACGCGACCGGCACACCGGTGGTCACCGTGCTGACCAACGGCAGGCCGCTCGCGATCCCGTGGCTGGCGGAGAACGCGCCAGCCATCCTGGAGACGTGGTATCTCGGCGTGCAGATGGGACCGGCCGTCGCGGACGTGCTGTTCGGTGACTACAACCCGGCAGGTCGGCTGCCCGTCACCTTCCCGCGCACCACCGGGCAAGTCCCCATCTACTACAACCACAAGAGCACCGGGCGTCCTCCTGCGGAAGACCGTTACACGTCGAAGTACATCGACGTGCACTGGACGCCACAGTATCCGTTCGGCCACGGTCTCAGCTATACGACGTTCGCGTACAGCGCGCCGCGCCTGTCCGCGACGTCCGTCGCGGCCGCCGACTCGCTGGTGGTGAGCGTGGAGGTGACGAACACTGGCGAGCGTGCGGGCGACGAGGTCGTGCAGCTCTACGTGCGCGACGAGGTCGCTTCCGTCACACCGGCAGTGCGCCGATTGCGCGGCTTCCGTCGCATCCGGCTGCAGCCGGGCGAGACACGCTCCGTTTCCTTTACGCTTCACCCGCGCGACCTCGCGTTCTGGAACGCGGCCATGCAGCGGGTGGTCGAGCCCGGCTGGTTCACCGTGATGCTCGGCGGCAGCTCGCAGGATGTGCAGCAGGCGCGCTTCCAGGTGACCGGTCCCGTATTCGAGCTGGGGCCGTAG